The following is a genomic window from Lysinibacillus sp. JNUCC-52.
ACCAGCCATTTCTTTAATTGTAATTCCTCTATTTTCATCTTTCTCATATGCTGCACATAAAGCATCCATAGCTTGTGCAACTACTTCCTCTGCATCACCAAGTAGCTGTGCTAATTGCTTAATCGTTAAGCCATCATCACCCACAACAAATAATAAAGCTTCAATTCTACTTTGTAGGATCATTGTTTTCGTCATCATCCCATTCCTCCTTCTGTAATGTGACCGTTAGTTCTTCAAAATTACCATCTTGCTCAACAAGGACAATCTGACGTTTCATCAGTTCCAGCAGTGATAAAAACGTTAAAATCAATGTTGGTTTATCCTCATAGGGAAAAAGCTCGAAAAATGACGCACGTCCACCTGTGGAACGTAAAGAATTCACAACAGAACGCATTTGATCCTTAACGGAGCGCTCCTGTCTCGTGACAGTTGTTTTCAATGGCTTTTTCAATTTTTTTCTGCGCATCAGCTTTTGGAAGGCGCCAAGCATATCATATATATTGACATTCATATCGAACAACGCCATTTGTTCATCTGAAGCCAATCCCGATAAATCTGAAGGTGGTCTTGTAAACACCTGCGCTCTATCCGATTCAAGCTCCTGTAGATTGCCTGCCGCTTCTTTATATTTTTTATATTCTATTAAACGTTGCACCAGTTCCTCACGAGGGTCAGGTCCATCGACTTCAATTTCCGCATCCTCTAGCTCTCCTTCATGTATCGGTAGGAGCATACGGCTTTTAATGGCTAAAAGTGTAGCAGCCATCACTAAATACTCACTCGCCTCATTTAATTCCAGAACCTGCATGGCATGAATATGATCTATATATTGTTGCGTAATTTCTGCCATTGGAATATCATAGATATCAATTTCCAATCTGTGAATTAAGTGCAATAATAGATCAAGAGGTCCTGAAAAGGCTTCTAATTTTACTTCATAAGACATTATTTTACCACCCTGATATTCAATGTTCTTTTAGTATAGTGGAAAGGAGTCCAAAATGCATCCACAGCACCATACTTTATTTATAGATTACTGTGCCTATTTCAATGGCAATGGGGATTTTTTTGAATGCCATGAAGTACTTGAGGAATATTGGAAGGACCTCGCGCCTGGCAATAAAAATCATCCTCTTGTAGGTTATGTTCAATTAGCGACAGGATTATATCATTGGCGTCGCGGCAACGCAACGGGTGCTTTCAAAATCCTACATAAAGCACTCAACAATTTTCAACTTAATAAAGGCAATGTATTTTTTAATGAAATAGACTACACCACTCTTCTCGCACAATTAACGGAAACACTAGACCATATTCAAACAGGCAAGTCCTTTCAGGCGTTTCAATTACCG
Proteins encoded in this region:
- a CDS encoding DUF309 domain-containing protein: MHPQHHTLFIDYCAYFNGNGDFFECHEVLEEYWKDLAPGNKNHPLVGYVQLATGLYHWRRGNATGAFKILHKALNNFQLNKGNVFFNEIDYTTLLAQLTETLDHIQTGKSFQAFQLPLMPALHDLVMARILLLPESSSDYLLHKHMLRDRSHILAERQESKQRKSRR
- a CDS encoding segregation/condensation protein A yields the protein MSYEVKLEAFSGPLDLLLHLIHRLEIDIYDIPMAEITQQYIDHIHAMQVLELNEASEYLVMAATLLAIKSRMLLPIHEGELEDAEIEVDGPDPREELVQRLIEYKKYKEAAGNLQELESDRAQVFTRPPSDLSGLASDEQMALFDMNVNIYDMLGAFQKLMRRKKLKKPLKTTVTRQERSVKDQMRSVVNSLRSTGGRASFFELFPYEDKPTLILTFLSLLELMKRQIVLVEQDGNFEELTVTLQKEEWDDDENNDPTK